TATCCGCGACTCGCCGGGCCTCGTAGGCCGCGTCGGGCGAGCAGCAGGTCTCGAAACAGTCGTCCTGCTTATTGTCGGGCCAGAAGCGCATCATGGCCCCGATTACCTCGTAGCCCTGGGCTTTGAGCAAAGCCGCACTCACGGAGGAGTCTACCCCCCCGCTCATGGCCGCCAGTACACGCTTGCCCACAAAGAACCTCGGGAGCTTGCTCCCAAAGATTAAGTGTACCTGATGCTTTTAGGAGATAGGACACACTTCTGTTATTTAGGCTCTGGTCAGGTGAAGCATGCAGCATCTGTTGTCACTGCTTTGGGTACTACTGATGGGCACGGCCTTGGCTCAGAACAATCCCCTTCTGGACACCCGCTGGACGCTGGCCGCCTATGCCCAGGGCGGGCGCATGGTGCCGGTGAGTCTGGAGGTGGGGGCTACGCTCGAGTTCACCCAAAGCCGCGCCGGGGGGCAATCCGGCTGCAACAGCTTTGGGGGTAGCTACACCCTCGAGGGCCCTACTCTACGCTTTGGCCCGCTCGTACAAACCATGATGGCCTGCCCCGACGAGGCCACTAACCGCCTGGAGCGGGCCTACCTGCAAGCCCTGGAAAAAGCCGAGACTTTCCGCATTGTGGGCCGCCAGCTCACCCTCTACGATGCAGACGGAAAAATCTTGCTAAATCTATCCCGTTGATCACGAATCGCCACGTATGAGTTCTAGTCAGGATTCACTTTCACTGCTCCCGACATAGTAAGGAAACAAATCCTCCACCGGCATCCGCCAACCCGGCACGGCAGGCTCGGCTTCGGCCACATCACCCCGGCGGTAAACGGTCGGATTGGGGTCGCTGGCTCGGTATACTCGCACTACCTCCACCCCCAGCATGTCTACATCCCAGACTACCAAGGTGCCCGCCGCAAAATAGTCGGCTCGTTTCTGTGCCATCTCCTGCTCGGCTTTCTTCCCATAATCGCCGTCACTACGAACTTCAACGGCAAACACCGGGGCGCCTTCTAGGAACTTCATCCCCGAGTGAGGGCCTTTATAGTAAGCAGCATCTGGGCTAAAGCTCTTGCGTCTGGGCAAATCTACCGCAAATCCCACATTGTCACCCACCGCATAGCCGTTCCGATGCACTAGGGCGTACTCATGTAAACTGAACAGAATTCGCATTGCAGCAAAACCAGGCAGAAATCCAGTTGGCGGCATAAGCACAATCTCTCCGTTCACCAGCTCGGCTTTACCGGGCACCTGCATGAGATCCTCGAGAGTGGCTTGCTTGACCTTAGCCATGCCTCTAGTGTATCGCAGTTGTTGACCGAACCAACCCCGCTGGCATAGCATATTGGTCGGGAGCAATCCCACGCCTTTAAGCCCGATCCTGCGAGGTCGGAAAGGAGCCAGAATGAACCTTATTACAGCCATAAAACCAGAACCAGGCGCCCGTTATGGGCGCATTTTTTTAGGGGGCTTATGATCTTCAAGTCCAAACTGCTCAACGACGAGGAAGTTCGCCGCGCCCTGACCCGCATCGCCCACGAGATCATCGAGAAAAACAAAGGCGTAGACAAACTATGCCTGGTGGGCATTCATACCCGGGGCATTACCCTGGCCCGGCGTCTGGGCAAGCTGATCGAGCAGTTCGAGGGCCAGGCCATTCCGATGGGCATCCTGGACATCACCCTCTACCGCGACGACCTGACCGAGATCGGGCTGCAACCCAGGGTGCGCGAGACCCGCATCCCCTTCGACCTGAACGGCAAAGCGGTGGTGCTGGTAGACGATGTGCTCTACACCGGGCGCACCGCCAGGGCGGCCCTCGACGCCCTGATTGATCTGGGCCGGCCCAGCCGCATCTACCTGGCGGTGCTGGTAGACCGGGGACACCGTGAGCTACCCATCCGGGCCGACTTTGTGGGCAAGAACCTCCCCACCGCCAAGAGCGAAGTGGTAAAGGTCAAAACCCAGGAAGACGACGGCGAGGACGCGGTAGAACTCTGGGAGATGGAGGACGCATGAGCCAGTCGGCCACCCCCACCTTTCCCAAGCACCTGCTGGACTTCCGGGACTGGAACCGCACCCAGGTGGAGAGCCTCCTCGAGACCGCCCAGATGATGCAGGAGGTGCTCTCGCGCCCGGTCAAGAAGGTACCCGCCCTGACCGGCTTTACCGTGGCCACGGTGTTTTTTGAGCCCTCGACCCGTACCCGCATCTCCTTTGAGCTGGCCGCCAGGCGCATGTCGGCGGACGTGGTGAGTTTTGCCGGTGCCACTAGCTCCACCACCAAAGGCGAGACCTACAAGGACACCCTGCGGACACTGGATCAGATGGGAATTGACGCCTACATCCTGCGGGTAGATGCCGCGGGGGTCTGCCACCAGGCTTTTGGCTGGCTACAAAAACCCATCATCAACGCCGGGGATGGCTGGCGGGCCCACCCCACCCAGGCCTTGCTGGACGCTTTTACCCTGCGGGAAAAGCTGGGGAGCCTGGAAGGCAAAAAAATTGCCATTGTGGGCGACATCCTGCACTCCCGCGTGGCCCGCTCCAACGTCGAGTTGCTGCCCATGCTGGGGGCCCAGGTGGTGGCCTGCGGCCCGGCTACCTTGCTGCCCCGCAGCCTGCCCGGCGCCGCCCTCACCACCGACCTGCGCGAAGCCCTGACCGAAGCCGACGCAGTGATGGTCTTGCGGCTCCAGAAAGAGCGCATGGACAAAGGGCTCCTGCCCTCCCTACCGGAGTACATCGCGGGCTACCAGATTACCGAAGAACGCCTCGGGTGGGCTAAGCCCCAGGCCCCCCTCCTCCACCCCGGCCCGATGAACCGCGACGTGGAACTCGAGGGCACCCTGGCCGACACCCCCCGCAGCCTGGTGGAACGCCAAGTCGCCAACGGACAGGCCGTTCGCATGGCGGTGCTGTATCACCTGCTGGTAGGGAAGAAAAGCTGATCACAGGTAGCCGATAGCCCACTGCGTCCTTGGTTTGCTATCGCTACCACTGCAAGGAGCCTTATGAAGGGTGAAATCCTGATCAAAAACGCAACACTGGTAGACGGGCGCGGCCAGCATGGCCAGGCCGACGTGCTGATTGGAGAGGGGCGCATTCTTTCGTTCGCCGGCGGTGAGGCCCCAAAGGTGCTGGACGCCACTGGGAAGGTACTGTCGCCGGGGTTTTTCGACCCCCACGCCCACCTGCGCGAACCCGGACAGGAAGTGAAGGAAGACTTGCAAAGCGGCCTGGCGGCAGCCGCTAAGGGGGGCTACACCGATGTGGTCTCGATGCCCAACACCTCGCCTGTGGTGGACAGCGCCGAGATGGTGCGGGCCCTGAAGGAAAAAGCTGCCCAGATAGGACGGGCCCGGCTTCACCCCGCCGCCGCCTTGACCCAGGGACAAGAGGGCAAGGTACTGAGCGAGGCCCGGTTGCTGCGCGAGGCGGGGGCCGTAATGCTTACCGACGATGGACGCACCAACGAGGATGCCGGCGTGCTGGCTTTGGGCCTCCAGTACGCCGCTTCGTGGGGACTGGTGGTCTCGGTGCATGCCGAGGATGCCGGGCTCAGGCGGGGCGGGGTAATGAACGAAGGGGCGGTTTCGTTCCGGCTGGGGCTGCCGGGGAACCCCGGCTATGCCGAGGCCGCCCGCATCGCCCGAGACTTGGAGATTGTGCGCTACGTGATAGAGGGGTCGGGGATCGCAAGTGGGAAGGCGGGCAAAAGCTTGTTGCACGTGCAGCATCTGAGCACCCGCCGGGGTCTGGAGTTGCTGCGGCAGGCCAAGCAGGCGGGGCTACCGGTCAGCACCGAGGTGGGGCCGCATCACCTGACGCTGACCGATGAGCGCCTCGAGAGCCTCAACCCCATCTACAAGGTGGCCCCGCCGCTGCGCACCCAGGCCGATGTGGAGGCGCTGGTGGAAGGGCTTTTGGACGGAACGATTGACTGCATCGGCAGCGACCACGCCCCCCATACGCAAGACGAAAAAGAGCTGGACATGCTGCGGGCCCCTTTTGGCATTCCCAACCTCGAGGTCTGCTGGCCCCTGCTCTACAGCGAGCTGGTGCTCAAACGAGGCTTCCCCCTGCCCACCCTGGTAGAGCGCATGACCGATGCCCCCCGGCGGCTTCTGGGCTTCCCCCCCATCCACCTGACCGAGGGGGCCGAGGCCAGCCTGGTGCTGTGGAACCCCGACGAAGAGCGCCCGGTGGAGCCCCACACCTTTGCCTCCAAGGCCAAATACAGCCCCTGGGCCGGCTGGGTGCTCTCGGGCTGGCCCTCCCTAACGCTGGTGGAAGGGCGGGTGGTGTATGAACAAGGCGCGGTACAAAAGTGAGGCCTTTTCATCTACGGCTGCGCTACACTTGGGAGCCATGAGAACTGCTGTCCTTGCCATGCTGCTTGGGGTGCTGATGGGCTGCACCAACGCCCCCATCTCGGTCGCCATCCAGGATTTTGACGTAGACATCGCCGCTGTACAGTCCGGGCAGGCCGTGTTCGTCAAGCAGGGCTTTAGCAAACCCCCGGTGGGTCTGTCGAGGGTGGCCCTCGAGGGCCAGCTCAACTACCCTCAGACCTCTGCCAGCTTTACCTTTTTTGCTACCGACACCGAGCCCTGTTCAAACCAAACCAATGGCCTATACCTTTGTGACCCCAACGCCTCCCATATCGAGCAAGCTGGCACGGTTAACTTTCAGAGTGGCCCGTCCCAACCCCTGCAGCTTTCCGGCGAGAAACTGACCCGCGGCATCAACAACGGCGAGCTCTGGCTAGGAGTGCGGCTCGAGAGTGGGTTTGCCACGGCTGGAACCCTCCAGTTTCGCAACCTGGTGGCCAAGGTGGCCCTATTACCTTGAAATCAATGTGGATCTTAAGAACTATCGAGAAATGACGGGAGGGTCGTTATACTCCGTATAAGTATATGGAACGCTTATTGATTGTCGAAGATGACCCCCAGTTGGCCCATCTCATTACCTCGGCCCTCGAGCGCGAGGGGTATTCAACCATACTGGCTATCAACGGCCTGGATGCCGTGCAGATGGCACCCCAGGCCGACCTAATGCTGCTCGACCTCGGCTTGCCGGGGCTGGGGGGCCTCGAGGTGATCCGGGAGCTGCGCGAAGCCGACTGGAACCTCCCCATTCTGGTGGTGAGCGCCCAGGGTTCGGAAGATATGCGGATTCGGGCTCTGGAACTCGGCGCCGACGACTACCTTACCAAGCCCATGAGCATCCGGGAGATGGTGGCAAGGGTACGGGCCTTGCTGAGGCGGGCCCGACCAGAACAGGAGATTTGTGTGGGGGATCTGCGCATTGTGCTCAAGCAACGCCAGGCCTTCATCCGGGAACGGCCGCTCGAGCTATCGCCTACCGAACTTGACTTGCTACTTACCCTGGCCCAAAACCCCGGCGAGGTCTGGAGCCGGGAGCGCCTGCTGCACCGGGTCTGGGGAGCCGAGCGCGGCAGCGCAGTAGACGAGCGGGTGGTGGATAGCTATGTGGCGCTGTTGCGCCGCAAACTTGGAGACAACCCCAGGGCCCCGCGCTACCTTGAAACCGTTTTTGGCCAGGGATACCGCCTGCGTCCCCAACCTTAGACCATCTCAGCTTGACGAGAACCTCCAGTAGAGTTATTTTTTTGAAAAGAAATCACATTCTCTTAGCAATTTCAAGTCCTAAGCAATACTTTATTTCAAGTACACATATACCCCCAATTGATACCTCAACCACAAGATATCTCCAGTTGCGCGTTACGTTGTCTTTTTTCGTTTAGATCGAGAAGTTTTTCTTTTTTTGTAAAACCTATGAAAATCACGCAAGTCAAACTCCCGGGGGGTACTTACACAAATAACCAAAGCTTTTACAAAAGACCCCAGTATATTGGCATTTGTGACTGGGCATCCTATAACTACTATAGCTTTTGAAGGAAAAGTACAGCTGAAGCGTTGGTTGTTTGCTGGTGTGGTGGTTTTGCTGGGACTTCTTCTGGCCCAGGGTGCCGATATCCGGCTCGACCTTAAGGCCTATCGGGTGGTGAGCGTACAGCAGGAAGGCCGCAGCGTGGAACGGCTCGAGGCCGCCCTGGACGCCAAACCAGGCCAGCTCATCGAGTACCAGCTCAGCGCTCAAAACACCAGCGACAAGCCCCTGCGCCAGGTGATCCTAGTCATACCTATCCCTGCAAGCACCGCCTACCAGGCGCTGAGCGCCCAGCCCTTGCAGCTAGGCGAAACCCTGGTAACACCCGATTTCAGCTTCGACGGCGGGCGCACCTACGGCAAGCCCCCGCTCAAGCGTAAGGTTCGGGTGGTGGAAAACGGCAAGGAGGTCGAGAAGGAAGTCGAAGTGAAACCCGAAGAATACACCCATGCCCGCTGGATTTTGCCCCAGATGGCGCCCAAACAAACCGTTTTGCTCAAACTTCGTACTGTTGTGCGATAGGAGGAACCAAGGAATGAACAAACTTTTTGCCCTGTTGGTTGCAGCGTTGGTGCTGTTTGGGGCTGTACTGGCCCAGCAGACCCCGGCCGGCACCAACATCTCCAACCAGGCCTCGGCCAGCTATATCGACTCTGCCGGACAGGCCCGCACCACCACCTCCAACCAGGTCATCACCGTGGTGCAGCAGGTGTACAGCTTCAGTATCACCCCCGACGGCACCCAGGCCGCTCCTGGCCAGACCCGCAGCGCCTTACCCGGTGCCCCGGTCTATTTCAGCTACACGGTCAGCAATACCGGTAACGGCTCTGATACCATCAACCTGACCACTGTGCAAGATGCGGGCGATAACTTCGACCTGAGCAGCACTGCTATCTACCTCGACGCCAACTGCAACGGCACCATTGACCCAGGCGAAACCACCGCCATCACCAGTGTGAACCTGACCCGCCAGGGCACCCCTGGGGCCAGCGCCTGTGTGATTGTGGCCGGCACCATACCGGCCTCAGCCACCGGCGGCCAGTACGGCAACCTCAACCTGAGCGGCACCTCGGCAGGTAGCCCCAGTGTGACCGACACCAACAACTGGGCTCGGGCCACCGCTACCACCAGCGCTGCGCTCACAGCAACCAAGTCGGCCAGCCCCGCCGGTAGTGTGAACCCTGGCAGCAGCATCACCTACACCATCAGCGGTTCGAACGTGGGCGGTAGTGCAGCCAGTGGCGTGAGCGTGAGCGGCCTCAGCGGCAGTGGGATTCTGATCCGCGACACCATCCCCAGTGGCCTGATCGTGAGCACCCTGCCCACCGGCAGCGCGGGCGCTGGAACGGTACAAATCGTCTACACCACCGACGGCACTACCTGGGCCCCCCTGCTCGCTGGGAACCTGCCGCTCACCGGCAACGGCACCGTTGCGGTCGGGATGTTTGTCAGCGGAACCGGCGCCTTCTTCCCCCAGACCGCTTCCTACACCTTTAGCTTCCAGGCCACCGTACCGGCGGCCTCGGCAGCCGGAACCACCTACCCCAACAGCGCCACCGTGCTCTTCAACAACGGCACGGCCAACCAGACCGTCACCTCCAACACCACCACCAACACCACTGCCAGCCGCTTTAGCGTGGCCATCGGCGGTACCGGCGCGAGTGCCGTGGACGGGGCCGATACCCAGACCCTGGCTTCGGCCTTCTCGGGCAGTACCGTCAGCTTCAACTCCACCCTGCAAAACACCGGCAATGCCTCAGACAGCTTCACCCTGAGCTTGGGCCCCAGCACCATTGGGGTCTGCACCCTGTTCCAGTCCGACGGCGTGACCCCCCTCTCCGGCCCGGTGGGACCCCTGGCGGCGGGTGCTACTTACACGGTGGTGGTGCGCTGTGCAATACCCGCCAGCCAGACCACCGGCGGTAACGTGACCCTGACCGCCACCTCGGTCAGCAACCCCAGCGGTAATGTGGCCACCCTGCTCGACGGTGTGGATGCCACCACCCTGGCCGTCACCACGGTGGTCTCGGGTTATGGCGTGGATACCGCCCACAACACCAACGGCGCCGCCGGCGGCGAAGCTGGCGACCCCGCCAACGATAGCCGTGCGGGCTACAACCCGGCGGTAAACCCCGGCGGCACCGCCCTCTTCCCCTTCGAGGTGAGCAACACCGGCCAGAACCCCGACAGCTACACCTTCTCCTCTACCCTGCCTTCCGGCTGGACGGTGGCTTTCTACCCCGACAGCAACTGCGACGGCAGCATGGACACCCCCACGCCGGCTCCCCTCAGCGGCACGGGTCTGCTGAACAATGGCAGTACCGGCTGTTACATCGCGGTGGTACAGGTACCGGCTGGAGCCGCCCCCGTAGACGCCACCCCGGTCACCGGTGACAACGTGCAGTTCACCATCACCAGCACCACCCTGGGCAGCG
This genomic stretch from Meiothermus sp. harbors:
- a CDS encoding META domain-containing protein, translating into MQHLLSLLWVLLMGTALAQNNPLLDTRWTLAAYAQGGRMVPVSLEVGATLEFTQSRAGGQSGCNSFGGSYTLEGPTLRFGPLVQTMMACPDEATNRLERAYLQALEKAETFRIVGRQLTLYDADGKILLNLSR
- a CDS encoding Uma2 family endonuclease, giving the protein MAKVKQATLEDLMQVPGKAELVNGEIVLMPPTGFLPGFAAMRILFSLHEYALVHRNGYAVGDNVGFAVDLPRRKSFSPDAAYYKGPHSGMKFLEGAPVFAVEVRSDGDYGKKAEQEMAQKRADYFAAGTLVVWDVDMLGVEVVRVYRASDPNPTVYRRGDVAEAEPAVPGWRMPVEDLFPYYVGSSESES
- the pyrR gene encoding bifunctional pyr operon transcriptional regulator/uracil phosphoribosyltransferase PyrR, which encodes MIFKSKLLNDEEVRRALTRIAHEIIEKNKGVDKLCLVGIHTRGITLARRLGKLIEQFEGQAIPMGILDITLYRDDLTEIGLQPRVRETRIPFDLNGKAVVLVDDVLYTGRTARAALDALIDLGRPSRIYLAVLVDRGHRELPIRADFVGKNLPTAKSEVVKVKTQEDDGEDAVELWEMEDA
- a CDS encoding aspartate carbamoyltransferase catalytic subunit: MSQSATPTFPKHLLDFRDWNRTQVESLLETAQMMQEVLSRPVKKVPALTGFTVATVFFEPSTRTRISFELAARRMSADVVSFAGATSSTTKGETYKDTLRTLDQMGIDAYILRVDAAGVCHQAFGWLQKPIINAGDGWRAHPTQALLDAFTLREKLGSLEGKKIAIVGDILHSRVARSNVELLPMLGAQVVACGPATLLPRSLPGAALTTDLREALTEADAVMVLRLQKERMDKGLLPSLPEYIAGYQITEERLGWAKPQAPLLHPGPMNRDVELEGTLADTPRSLVERQVANGQAVRMAVLYHLLVGKKS
- a CDS encoding dihydroorotase; protein product: MKGEILIKNATLVDGRGQHGQADVLIGEGRILSFAGGEAPKVLDATGKVLSPGFFDPHAHLREPGQEVKEDLQSGLAAAAKGGYTDVVSMPNTSPVVDSAEMVRALKEKAAQIGRARLHPAAALTQGQEGKVLSEARLLREAGAVMLTDDGRTNEDAGVLALGLQYAASWGLVVSVHAEDAGLRRGGVMNEGAVSFRLGLPGNPGYAEAARIARDLEIVRYVIEGSGIASGKAGKSLLHVQHLSTRRGLELLRQAKQAGLPVSTEVGPHHLTLTDERLESLNPIYKVAPPLRTQADVEALVEGLLDGTIDCIGSDHAPHTQDEKELDMLRAPFGIPNLEVCWPLLYSELVLKRGFPLPTLVERMTDAPRRLLGFPPIHLTEGAEASLVLWNPDEERPVEPHTFASKAKYSPWAGWVLSGWPSLTLVEGRVVYEQGAVQK
- a CDS encoding response regulator transcription factor — translated: MERLLIVEDDPQLAHLITSALEREGYSTILAINGLDAVQMAPQADLMLLDLGLPGLGGLEVIRELREADWNLPILVVSAQGSEDMRIRALELGADDYLTKPMSIREMVARVRALLRRARPEQEICVGDLRIVLKQRQAFIRERPLELSPTELDLLLTLAQNPGEVWSRERLLHRVWGAERGSAVDERVVDSYVALLRRKLGDNPRAPRYLETVFGQGYRLRPQP
- a CDS encoding S-layer family protein; protein product: MNKLFALLVAALVLFGAVLAQQTPAGTNISNQASASYIDSAGQARTTTSNQVITVVQQVYSFSITPDGTQAAPGQTRSALPGAPVYFSYTVSNTGNGSDTINLTTVQDAGDNFDLSSTAIYLDANCNGTIDPGETTAITSVNLTRQGTPGASACVIVAGTIPASATGGQYGNLNLSGTSAGSPSVTDTNNWARATATTSAALTATKSASPAGSVNPGSSITYTISGSNVGGSAASGVSVSGLSGSGILIRDTIPSGLIVSTLPTGSAGAGTVQIVYTTDGTTWAPLLAGNLPLTGNGTVAVGMFVSGTGAFFPQTASYTFSFQATVPAASAAGTTYPNSATVLFNNGTANQTVTSNTTTNTTASRFSVAIGGTGASAVDGADTQTLASAFSGSTVSFNSTLQNTGNASDSFTLSLGPSTIGVCTLFQSDGVTPLSGPVGPLAAGATYTVVVRCAIPASQTTGGNVTLTATSVSNPSGNVATLLDGVDATTLAVTTVVSGYGVDTAHNTNGAAGGEAGDPANDSRAGYNPAVNPGGTALFPFEVSNTGQNPDSYTFSSTLPSGWTVAFYPDSNCDGSMDTPTPAPLSGTGLLNNGSTGCYIAVVQVPAGAAPVDATPVTGDNVQFTITSTTLGSVSDTIRGAVDVNLVAQISLEPPRTGTITTPGTLTYTHTLVNNSNQSGVCSIAGDGGSFGWTYQYSLDGSTWSASLSGVSVAANGGSQTLYVRVLTPAGQPIGRTDVNTLTATCTVGSATASDTTTDTTTVVGGDLRLTKTGVSYVGNSSTVRDANAASALPGDVIEYTVVASNIGTSNLTQVVITDPLPSYTSFVSVSATISGFSGGTVLYSTNGTTWSATAPTSLSAGSSIYVAVDTNGDNTISSADLMPPSATITIVFRVQVQ